In a single window of the Methanofollis ethanolicus genome:
- a CDS encoding phosphoglycerate kinase — protein MTIGTLSELDPAGKTVLLRLDLNSPIDPTSNQILDDKRFREHLPTIRHLEDSRVVILTHQSRPGKKDFTTLQAHAEKLGHMLGRPVGYVDDIFGRAAREAVSSLHVGEVLMLENVRFNAEENLTLAPEAAKGTHIVRRLAAMGDVFVNDAFGTAHRSQPTVVGLPMLMRSSAGLLMEREVSNLSRVFTGAPRPVTFVLGGTKVDDSVAVAENVLENGIADRVIVIGVVANVFLIAAGYDIGKPSRDLVAQLKYAAEIERAKALLSRFGDRILFPDQVAVREANARAEYPVDRIPADAPVMDIGSDALQTVCDAIGSSGTVVLNGPAGVFEDTTFAVGTFEILRASSKVPFSVVGGGHTAAVIEKMGLESAFTHISTGGGACIEFLTGKKLPAIDALERSQGIFRV, from the coding sequence ATGACAATAGGAACCCTCTCTGAACTTGATCCCGCTGGAAAGACGGTCCTTCTCCGCCTGGACCTGAACTCCCCCATCGACCCCACATCAAACCAGATCCTGGACGACAAACGGTTCCGTGAGCACCTGCCCACGATCCGGCACCTGGAGGACTCCAGGGTCGTCATCCTCACCCACCAGAGCAGGCCGGGCAAGAAGGACTTCACGACTCTCCAGGCCCATGCCGAGAAGCTCGGGCACATGCTCGGCCGCCCTGTCGGGTACGTCGACGATATCTTCGGGCGGGCGGCGCGGGAGGCGGTCTCCTCCCTCCATGTCGGCGAGGTTCTGATGCTTGAGAATGTCAGGTTCAATGCCGAGGAGAACCTGACTCTGGCACCCGAGGCGGCGAAAGGTACTCATATCGTGCGCAGACTCGCTGCGATGGGCGACGTCTTTGTCAATGATGCCTTTGGCACTGCCCACCGCTCACAGCCGACCGTGGTCGGCCTGCCCATGCTGATGCGGTCGTCGGCCGGTCTCCTGATGGAGCGTGAGGTCTCGAATCTCTCCCGGGTCTTCACCGGGGCGCCGCGGCCGGTGACCTTTGTCCTGGGGGGGACGAAGGTGGACGACTCTGTCGCGGTGGCGGAGAACGTGCTTGAGAATGGCATCGCCGACCGTGTCATTGTCATCGGCGTGGTGGCGAATGTCTTTTTGATCGCCGCCGGCTACGATATCGGGAAGCCGTCCAGGGATCTCGTCGCCCAGTTGAAGTATGCGGCCGAGATCGAGAGGGCGAAGGCTCTTCTCTCCCGTTTCGGCGACAGGATACTCTTCCCCGACCAGGTGGCGGTGCGGGAGGCGAATGCCCGCGCCGAGTACCCGGTCGACCGTATCCCGGCCGACGCCCCGGTGATGGACATCGGTTCTGACGCCCTTCAGACCGTCTGCGATGCGATAGGGTCCTCGGGGACGGTCGTACTGAACGGCCCCGCGGGTGTCTTCGAGGACACCACCTTTGCGGTGGGAACGTTCGAGATCCTGAGGGCTTCATCGAAGGTGCCCTTCTCCGTTGTCGGCGGCGGTCACACGGCCGCGGTGATCGAGAAGATGGGGCTCGAGTCGGCCTTCACTCACATCTCCACCGGCGGCGGGGCGTGCATCGAATTCCTGACCGGCAAGAAACTCCCCGCGATCGATGCGCTGGAAAGGTCGCAGGGGATCTTCAGGGTCTGA
- a CDS encoding V-type ATP synthase subunit D, with protein sequence MALRDVKPTRSELINIKRKIKLSERGYNILKMKRDGLILEFFKVLKEAKDTRGEMLRKYQHAQEMIALANTVEGTIGVKAAAFSVKENPEITLKSKNIMGVVVPQIEASKVRKSLVERGYGVLGTRSVIDETAEAYEELVEAIIESAEVETTMKRLLDEIDHTKRRVNALEFKVIPELKAAASFIKMRLDEMEREELFRLKKIKAKTAAKAAESA encoded by the coding sequence ATGGCGCTCAGAGATGTCAAGCCCACGAGGTCGGAGCTGATCAACATCAAGCGGAAGATCAAGCTCTCCGAGCGGGGCTACAACATCCTCAAGATGAAGCGCGACGGGCTGATCCTTGAGTTCTTCAAGGTGCTGAAAGAGGCGAAGGACACCCGGGGCGAGATGCTGCGCAAGTACCAGCACGCCCAGGAGATGATCGCCCTTGCAAACACGGTCGAAGGGACGATCGGGGTGAAGGCTGCGGCGTTCTCCGTGAAGGAGAACCCGGAGATCACCCTCAAGTCCAAGAACATCATGGGCGTCGTCGTCCCCCAGATCGAGGCATCGAAGGTGAGAAAGAGTCTGGTCGAGCGTGGCTACGGTGTGCTCGGGACCAGGTCGGTCATCGACGAGACTGCCGAGGCCTACGAGGAACTCGTCGAGGCGATCATCGAGAGCGCCGAGGTCGAGACGACGATGAAGCGCCTGCTCGATGAGATCGACCACACCAAGAGGCGTGTGAACGCCCTTGAATTCAAGGTGATCCCTGAACTGAAGGCCGCCGCCTCCTTTATCAAGATGCGGCTCGACGAGATGGAGCGCGAAGAACTCTTCCGTCTCAAGAAGATCAAGGCGAAGACCGCGGCAAAGGCTGCGGAATCTGCCTGA
- a CDS encoding ATP synthase subunit B, producing MKEYRTIKQIAGPLVFVEKTEPVGYNELVNIVLADGTIKRGQVLDTSDDLVVVQCFETTAGIGRDSGVRFLGETIKMPVAKEMLGRILSGGGKPIDGGPEIVPEKRLDITGAAINPYARASPADFIQTGISTIDGTNTLVRGQKLPIFSGAGLPHNDVALQIARQARVPGSTEEFAVVFAAMGITKEEANHFMADFERTGALERAVVFLNLADDPAVERIITPRLALTTAEYLAYEVGYHVLVILTDMTNYCEALRQIGAAREEVPGRRGYPGYMYTDLASIYERAGIVKGKKGSVTQIPILTMPGDDITHPIPDLTGYITEGQIVVSRELHRKGIYPPINVLPSLSRLMNLGIGKGHTREDHKKVSDQMYAGYAEGNDLRGLVAIVGKEALSERDRGFLEFADLFEGRFVRQGLDENRTIEDTLDIGWDLLATLPVEQLVRIDRDLIQKFHPLYRKGAKKAEV from the coding sequence ATGAAGGAATACAGAACGATCAAGCAGATTGCAGGTCCGCTGGTCTTCGTCGAGAAGACAGAGCCGGTCGGCTATAACGAGCTTGTGAACATCGTCCTCGCGGACGGCACTATCAAGCGCGGCCAGGTGCTCGACACCTCCGACGACCTCGTGGTCGTCCAGTGTTTCGAGACCACTGCAGGTATCGGCCGTGACTCCGGCGTCAGGTTCCTTGGCGAGACGATCAAGATGCCGGTCGCGAAGGAGATGCTCGGCCGTATTCTCTCCGGCGGCGGCAAGCCCATCGATGGCGGTCCCGAGATCGTGCCTGAAAAGAGGCTCGACATCACCGGCGCCGCGATCAACCCGTACGCCCGTGCGTCCCCGGCCGATTTCATCCAGACCGGTATCTCGACCATCGACGGCACGAACACCCTTGTGCGCGGCCAGAAACTCCCGATCTTCTCGGGTGCAGGTCTCCCGCACAACGATGTCGCCCTGCAGATCGCCCGTCAGGCACGGGTGCCGGGCTCCACCGAGGAGTTCGCCGTCGTCTTCGCTGCGATGGGTATCACGAAGGAAGAGGCCAACCACTTTATGGCCGACTTCGAAAGGACCGGCGCCCTTGAGAGGGCCGTCGTCTTCCTGAACCTTGCAGACGACCCGGCCGTCGAGCGTATCATCACCCCGCGTCTCGCACTGACGACCGCGGAGTACCTGGCGTACGAAGTCGGTTACCATGTGCTCGTCATCCTCACCGATATGACGAACTACTGCGAGGCCCTCCGTCAGATCGGTGCGGCCCGTGAAGAAGTGCCGGGTCGCCGCGGCTACCCGGGGTACATGTACACCGACCTTGCGTCGATCTACGAGCGTGCCGGTATTGTCAAGGGCAAGAAGGGCTCTGTCACCCAGATCCCGATCCTCACGATGCCGGGCGACGATATCACCCACCCGATCCCCGACCTTACCGGGTACATCACCGAGGGCCAGATCGTGGTCTCCCGTGAGCTCCACCGCAAGGGTATCTACCCGCCGATCAATGTCCTGCCGTCCCTGTCCCGTCTGATGAACCTCGGTATCGGGAAGGGCCACACCCGGGAAGACCACAAGAAGGTTTCCGACCAGATGTACGCCGGCTATGCGGAAGGCAACGACCTCCGCGGCCTCGTGGCCATCGTCGGCAAGGAAGCCCTCTCCGAGCGTGACCGCGGCTTCCTGGAGTTTGCCGACCTCTTCGAGGGCAGGTTTGTCAGGCAGGGCCTTGACGAAAACCGGACGATCGAGGACACCCTTGATATCGGCTGGGACCTCCTTGCGACGCTGCCGGTCGAACAGCTGGTGCGTATCGACCGCGACCTGATCCAGAAGTTCCACCCGCTCTACCGCAAGGGTGCGAAAAAGGCAGAGGTGTAA
- a CDS encoding ATP synthase subunit A, whose product MEVKAASKTGTSTGVLKRISGPVVTAVGLDAHMFDVVKVGNEELMGEVIKISGENVIIQVYEATDGIRPGEPVVNTGMPLAVELGPGLLKSIYDGIQRPLEVLLEKMGSFIERGVTAPGLDRTTKWDFVPVVKAGDHVVPGMVVGTVQETTSILHKIMVPPNMKGGVVKSIKGGSFTVEETVCVLEDGSEIQLMQKWPVRVPRPVTEKMNPDIPLVTGQRILDGLFPIAKGGTAAIPGPFGSGKTVTQQQLAKWSDAQIVVYIGCGERGNEMTEVLTEFPELEDPKSGRPLMERTILIANTSNMPVAAREASVYTGITLAEYFRDQGYDVSLMADSTSRWAEAMREISSRLEEMPGEEGYPAYLAARLSEFYERAGRVTTLNNLEGSVTVIGAVSPPGGDFSEPVTQNTLRIVKVFWALDAKLSQRRHFPAINWLNSYSLYLDVLNTWYDKNISPEWNPLRSWAMNVLQKESELQEIVQLVGSDALPEEEQITIEVARMLREIFLQQNAFDAVDTYCSLEKQLDILKAIRAYADLSSAAHAAGVMPSQILAIKAKNDLPQIKFVQDYKPELERILKAMKDEFSGLKAGMA is encoded by the coding sequence GTGGAAGTAAAAGCAGCGTCAAAGACAGGCACTTCGACAGGAGTGCTCAAGAGAATTTCAGGCCCGGTCGTCACGGCCGTCGGTCTCGACGCCCACATGTTCGATGTGGTCAAGGTCGGGAACGAGGAGCTGATGGGCGAGGTCATCAAGATCTCGGGTGAGAACGTCATCATCCAGGTCTATGAGGCCACCGATGGCATCCGGCCAGGCGAACCGGTGGTGAACACAGGCATGCCGCTCGCGGTCGAGCTCGGCCCCGGTCTGCTGAAGAGCATCTACGACGGCATTCAGAGGCCGCTCGAAGTGCTCCTGGAGAAGATGGGCAGTTTCATCGAGCGCGGTGTGACCGCACCCGGCCTTGACAGGACGACGAAGTGGGACTTTGTCCCGGTCGTGAAGGCTGGCGATCACGTCGTGCCCGGCATGGTCGTCGGCACGGTTCAGGAGACCACGTCGATCCTCCACAAGATCATGGTCCCGCCCAACATGAAGGGCGGCGTGGTCAAGAGCATCAAGGGCGGGTCTTTCACCGTCGAAGAGACTGTCTGTGTCCTTGAAGACGGCTCAGAGATCCAGCTGATGCAGAAGTGGCCGGTTCGTGTGCCGCGGCCGGTGACCGAGAAGATGAACCCTGACATCCCGCTCGTTACCGGGCAGAGGATTCTCGACGGGCTCTTCCCGATCGCCAAGGGCGGCACCGCCGCAATTCCGGGCCCCTTCGGCTCGGGAAAGACTGTCACCCAGCAGCAGCTTGCAAAGTGGTCTGACGCCCAGATCGTGGTCTACATCGGCTGCGGCGAGCGCGGCAACGAGATGACCGAGGTGCTGACCGAGTTCCCGGAGCTCGAGGACCCGAAGTCGGGCAGGCCGCTGATGGAGCGGACCATCCTGATCGCGAACACCTCGAACATGCCCGTGGCAGCTCGTGAAGCGTCCGTGTACACCGGTATCACCCTTGCCGAGTACTTCCGTGACCAGGGCTACGACGTCTCCCTGATGGCCGACTCCACCTCCCGGTGGGCAGAGGCCATGCGTGAGATCTCTTCCCGGCTCGAAGAGATGCCTGGCGAGGAAGGCTACCCTGCATACCTTGCAGCCCGCCTCTCCGAGTTCTACGAGCGTGCCGGCCGTGTAACGACCCTCAACAACCTTGAAGGCTCGGTCACGGTCATCGGTGCGGTTTCGCCGCCGGGCGGCGACTTCTCGGAGCCGGTCACCCAGAACACCCTCCGTATCGTGAAGGTCTTCTGGGCACTCGACGCCAAGCTCTCGCAGCGCCGTCACTTCCCTGCGATCAACTGGCTCAACTCGTACTCCCTGTACCTCGACGTCCTGAACACGTGGTACGACAAGAACATCTCGCCAGAGTGGAACCCCCTCCGCAGCTGGGCGATGAATGTTCTGCAGAAGGAGTCAGAACTCCAGGAGATCGTGCAGCTCGTCGGTTCCGACGCTCTCCCCGAGGAGGAACAGATCACCATCGAGGTCGCCCGTATGCTCCGTGAGATCTTCCTGCAGCAGAACGCCTTCGACGCTGTCGACACCTACTGCTCCCTCGAGAAGCAGCTCGACATCCTCAAGGCGATCCGCGCCTACGCCGACCTCTCCTCCGCGGCCCACGCCGCCGGTGTGATGCCGTCCCAGATCCTGGCGATCAAGGCGAAGAACGACCTGCCGCAGATCAAGTTCGTCCAGGACTACAAGCCTGAACTCGAACGGATCCTGAAGGCAATGAAGGACGAATTCTCTGGACTGAAGGCGGGAATGGCATGA
- a CDS encoding V-type ATP synthase subunit F, giving the protein MEIAVIGSNEFVIGFRLAGIQKTIAAESDDALKNAIHNVLSDGSVGILVLSGSDMNRLPLRLRSQLEESVRPTVIAVGEEEGGLSMRERIKRSVGVDLWK; this is encoded by the coding sequence ATGGAGATTGCAGTTATCGGAAGCAATGAGTTCGTCATCGGGTTCAGGCTTGCGGGCATTCAGAAGACAATCGCCGCGGAAAGCGACGATGCCCTGAAAAACGCCATCCACAACGTCCTTTCGGACGGGTCGGTGGGCATCCTGGTGCTGAGTGGCAGCGATATGAACAGGCTCCCCCTGCGCCTCCGGAGCCAGCTTGAGGAGTCCGTGAGGCCGACAGTGATAGCGGTCGGTGAGGAAGAGGGAGGCCTCTCCATGCGGGAGAGAATAAAGAGATCGGTCGGTGTTGATCTGTGGAAGTAA
- a CDS encoding V-type ATP synthase subunit C, giving the protein MADVGGPAPYIYVSTRMRVRKAKLIPREEYLRMLNMSLPEITRFIGETEYKKEIDELGSSFSGINLIEVGLSWNLAKEYQEILKITPSGLIRFVQSYLRRWDIQNVLTILRGKVQGVKAGKIKEVLIPAGELDKNVLDRLLGEDSPERIVESLKDRRLGPVLSAGLHEALETGSFAKLENELYKQLYVQMISDAKGGIKGGNVFLNYIQMEIDLRNLMNLFRFRAAHAGEEIRDLLVPGGKAFTVDELMRMSTIESLDEFVDAAKKKTRDPELVAVFDELQQQRSIHEIEVMLTKFELKQMERLSKLYAFSVLPILAYLEMKKYEVANLRAIARGKEYNLPNERIQSYLVM; this is encoded by the coding sequence ATGGCTGACGTAGGGGGTCCTGCCCCATACATTTACGTCTCCACGCGCATGCGTGTGCGCAAGGCAAAGTTGATCCCGCGGGAAGAGTACCTGCGGATGCTCAACATGAGCCTGCCCGAGATCACCAGGTTCATCGGCGAGACCGAGTACAAGAAGGAGATCGACGAACTCGGTTCGTCCTTCTCCGGCATCAACCTCATCGAGGTCGGCCTCTCCTGGAACCTTGCAAAGGAGTATCAGGAGATCCTGAAGATCACCCCGTCCGGACTGATCCGGTTCGTGCAGAGTTACCTGCGCCGGTGGGATATCCAGAATGTCCTGACCATCCTCAGAGGAAAGGTCCAGGGCGTGAAGGCCGGGAAGATCAAGGAAGTGCTCATCCCCGCGGGTGAGCTTGATAAGAACGTCCTCGACCGGCTCCTTGGCGAAGACTCCCCCGAGAGGATCGTGGAGTCTCTCAAGGACCGGCGCCTGGGCCCTGTGCTCTCTGCCGGGCTGCACGAGGCCCTGGAGACAGGCTCTTTTGCGAAGCTCGAGAACGAGCTCTACAAGCAGCTCTATGTCCAGATGATCTCGGACGCGAAGGGCGGCATCAAGGGCGGCAACGTCTTCCTGAACTATATCCAGATGGAGATAGACCTCAGGAACCTGATGAACCTCTTCCGTTTCCGCGCCGCGCATGCAGGCGAGGAGATCAGGGATCTGCTCGTCCCGGGCGGCAAGGCCTTCACGGTCGATGAACTGATGCGGATGAGCACGATCGAGAGCCTTGACGAATTCGTCGACGCCGCGAAGAAGAAGACGCGGGACCCCGAACTCGTCGCAGTCTTCGACGAACTCCAGCAGCAGCGTTCGATCCACGAGATCGAGGTCATGCTGACGAAGTTCGAGCTCAAACAGATGGAAAGGCTCTCCAAGCTCTATGCCTTCTCGGTTCTTCCGATCCTTGCCTACCTTGAGATGAAGAAGTACGAGGTTGCAAACCTCCGTGCCATTGCCCGGGGGAAGGAGTACAACCTGCCGAATGAACGCATTCAGAGTTACCTGGTGATGTAA
- a CDS encoding V-type ATP synthase subunit E family protein, producing MGLEAVVGDIKEKGRKGAAQIQAETDAEVRRILSEAQERAASIKQQAEEEVERDVQRIITQEVSAANLSVKREVLNAEKDTLSRVHEATIARIGDLPADFHAQALRALLPLAAEALGGGVVYCNARDIPTVKEVLAESKDLSGFSVGEPVSIEGGIVVESADGRMKIDYTYRTFLETVWESGLKDASDILFP from the coding sequence ATGGGACTGGAAGCTGTCGTTGGAGATATCAAGGAAAAAGGCCGGAAAGGTGCAGCGCAGATCCAGGCAGAGACTGATGCAGAGGTCAGGCGCATCCTGAGCGAAGCGCAGGAGCGTGCGGCGTCGATCAAGCAGCAGGCCGAGGAAGAAGTGGAGCGAGACGTCCAGCGTATCATTACCCAGGAAGTCTCGGCCGCAAACCTCTCGGTCAAGCGTGAAGTGCTCAACGCCGAGAAAGACACCCTCTCCAGAGTCCACGAGGCCACGATTGCCCGGATTGGCGATCTGCCTGCAGACTTCCATGCGCAGGCCCTCCGCGCCCTCCTTCCCCTGGCGGCTGAAGCCCTCGGGGGCGGCGTGGTGTACTGCAATGCCCGTGATATCCCAACCGTAAAAGAGGTCCTTGCCGAGAGCAAGGACCTGTCAGGCTTCTCGGTCGGCGAACCCGTCTCCATTGAGGGCGGGATCGTCGTCGAGAGCGCCGACGGCCGGATGAAGATCGATTATACATACCGCACATTCCTGGAGACGGTATGGGAGTCAGGGCTCAAGGATGCGTCTGATATCCTGTTCCCCTGA
- a CDS encoding ATPase — translation MADPVVAEMTLEMIQASQMGLKAVGAGLAVGLAGVGTGLGEMGIGAAAMGATAENKDMFGLALLFTVIPETIVIFGLVVALLLLF, via the coding sequence ATGGCAGATCCAGTTGTTGCTGAAATGACTCTCGAAATGATTCAGGCATCGCAGATGGGACTTAAGGCAGTCGGCGCAGGCCTCGCTGTCGGCCTTGCCGGTGTAGGTACCGGTCTTGGTGAGATGGGCATCGGTGCCGCCGCCATGGGCGCGACCGCCGAGAACAAGGACATGTTCGGTCTTGCACTGCTCTTCACCGTTATCCCCGAGACTATCGTCATCTTCGGTCTTGTCGTTGCTCTGCTGCTGCTCTTCTAA
- a CDS encoding V-type ATP synthase subunit I, translating to MDTIIRELYHQNAFHIEDFVEKEDEAYEGFKIGMPLAEASTASTELIKIRSMENIFGISPDALPATRKENTPALKAEVDRKLAAFVRDVEDLTAQRSRLEAQVKTLEGRVAALEPFAAVPLDMDLYHGYEGLSVFAGYVESDVEIPVPHEKHFVPAGKGGQNFIVVFVPASDADAADRALLEAKFQSVPIPEGAGPVKDLIYDARGKTAGLNEEIAKIARNLEEKKKEYGEFLVAYDEYFTAVVEQAEAPLRFATTEDAFVAEGWVPSERVEAIIAALTHATAGKVYVTKLETGDDPMAVPVEYDNPKFSHPTELFMDIYARPRYDEFDPTLLLSIVFPIFFGLILGDVGYGVVLLAMSYGLRRIFTSDGWTRLLDILRNASAMSIIFGVLFSEFFGTSLPWEPIFYSRHLNIGGHAIHHPMVAELLIVSVWIGLLHISLGRLLHVRNLRRAMHQDAHVTKEILGQFGWLSTMWGIVITIWSMFPIPLMVDLTGFAPVAMGLNAAGIFGAILILLGIVLIGQESPLELMELPTIISHVLSYTRLVAVGLSSVAIAMVTNFIAIDLIIGPQLESLTIAGVVIVLIGLVVLLLGHTLNIALGILGGGLHSIRLHYVEFFTKFYNGGGKKYNPFGMKRKFTEE from the coding sequence ATGGATACGATCATCCGGGAGCTGTACCACCAGAACGCTTTTCATATTGAAGATTTTGTCGAGAAGGAAGACGAGGCCTACGAGGGTTTCAAGATCGGCATGCCCCTTGCGGAAGCAAGCACGGCGTCTACCGAACTGATCAAGATCCGGTCTATGGAGAACATCTTCGGGATCAGTCCCGACGCTCTCCCGGCGACCAGAAAAGAAAATACCCCCGCACTGAAGGCCGAAGTCGACCGGAAACTTGCCGCATTCGTCAGGGATGTCGAGGATCTCACTGCACAGCGGTCCAGACTTGAGGCACAGGTGAAGACCCTCGAGGGGCGTGTTGCCGCACTCGAACCCTTCGCCGCTGTTCCTCTTGATATGGACCTTTATCACGGCTATGAAGGACTATCCGTCTTTGCAGGCTACGTCGAGTCAGACGTCGAGATCCCGGTCCCCCACGAGAAACATTTCGTCCCTGCCGGCAAGGGCGGGCAAAACTTCATTGTCGTCTTTGTCCCTGCATCAGATGCGGACGCGGCTGACCGCGCCCTGCTCGAAGCAAAGTTCCAGTCGGTCCCCATTCCCGAAGGCGCAGGCCCTGTCAAGGACCTGATCTACGATGCCCGGGGAAAAACCGCCGGTCTCAACGAAGAGATCGCGAAGATCGCCCGGAACCTTGAGGAAAAGAAGAAAGAATACGGTGAATTCCTCGTTGCATACGACGAATACTTCACGGCCGTCGTGGAACAGGCGGAGGCCCCGCTGCGGTTTGCAACAACGGAAGACGCCTTTGTGGCAGAAGGCTGGGTGCCGTCGGAGCGGGTCGAGGCGATCATTGCCGCCCTCACCCATGCGACCGCCGGCAAGGTCTATGTCACCAAGCTCGAAACCGGCGACGACCCGATGGCCGTCCCTGTCGAGTACGACAACCCAAAGTTTTCGCACCCGACCGAGCTCTTTATGGACATCTACGCGCGCCCGCGCTATGACGAGTTCGACCCGACGCTTCTCCTTTCGATCGTCTTCCCGATCTTCTTCGGTCTGATCCTGGGAGATGTCGGCTACGGTGTCGTGCTCCTTGCGATGTCCTATGGCCTGCGGCGTATCTTTACGTCCGATGGCTGGACCCGGTTGCTGGACATCCTGCGGAACGCATCGGCGATGAGCATCATCTTCGGTGTGCTCTTCAGTGAGTTCTTCGGGACCTCTCTACCCTGGGAACCGATCTTCTATTCCAGACACCTGAATATCGGCGGGCATGCGATTCATCACCCGATGGTTGCCGAACTGCTGATAGTCTCGGTCTGGATCGGTCTGTTGCATATCTCCCTTGGGCGTCTTCTCCATGTGAGAAACCTCAGGCGTGCGATGCACCAGGACGCCCACGTCACGAAGGAGATCCTCGGCCAGTTCGGCTGGCTCTCCACGATGTGGGGTATCGTCATCACAATCTGGTCGATGTTCCCGATCCCGTTGATGGTCGACCTCACCGGTTTTGCACCGGTGGCAATGGGTCTGAACGCCGCGGGCATCTTCGGTGCCATCCTTATCCTGCTCGGCATCGTCCTGATCGGTCAGGAATCTCCCCTCGAACTGATGGAGCTCCCGACGATCATCAGTCACGTTCTCTCGTACACCCGTCTGGTTGCGGTCGGTCTCTCGTCGGTCGCGATCGCGATGGTTACAAATTTCATCGCGATCGATCTGATCATCGGCCCGCAGCTCGAATCACTCACCATTGCGGGAGTGGTCATTGTCCTGATAGGTCTTGTCGTCCTGCTCCTTGGCCATACGCTCAATATCGCACTCGGCATTCTGGGCGGCGGCCTGCACTCTATCAGGTTGCACTATGTTGAGTTCTTCACCAAGTTCTACAATGGTGGAGGAAAGAAGTACAATCCTTTTGGCATGAAGAGAAAGTTTACGGAGGAATAA
- a CDS encoding V-type ATPase subunit subunit G family protein: protein MKSEVLKSIKQAEEEYTSMVSTARLEQKQKLADARAEAEHIVEKAAADAEAYKKSRLADAGTTAARKRAEILKNGEQRAAKLKADSLANLDKAVELLVSRFKEQLHVSA from the coding sequence ATGAAGAGTGAGGTTTTAAAGAGCATCAAGCAGGCAGAAGAAGAGTATACGTCAATGGTCAGCACCGCTCGGCTTGAGCAGAAGCAGAAGCTTGCGGATGCGAGAGCGGAGGCCGAACACATCGTTGAGAAGGCCGCCGCCGATGCAGAGGCATACAAAAAATCGCGTCTCGCTGATGCCGGGACCACGGCCGCCAGAAAGCGTGCCGAGATCCTGAAGAACGGCGAACAGCGGGCAGCGAAGCTCAAAGCGGACAGCCTTGCGAATCTTGATAAGGCGGTCGAGTTGCTCGTCTCGCGTTTCAAGGAGCAGCTGCATGTTTCAGCCTGA
- a CDS encoding hydrogenase maturation nickel metallochaperone HypA: MCSIGGGTDIELEERVKGKTYKCRECGEHFKTVGKHPVCPSCQSEDVEQT, encoded by the coding sequence ATGTGCTCTATTGGCGGAGGCACGGATATCGAACTGGAGGAGCGGGTGAAGGGAAAGACCTACAAATGCAGGGAATGCGGAGAACACTTCAAAACGGTCGGAAAACACCCGGTCTGCCCCTCCTGCCAGTCGGAGGACGTCGAGCAGACATGA